A region from the Triticum aestivum cultivar Chinese Spring chromosome 3D, IWGSC CS RefSeq v2.1, whole genome shotgun sequence genome encodes:
- the LOC123074511 gene encoding protein LATERAL ORGAN BOUNDARIES-like, which translates to MSATPWHPPETAESSSGLSSSSSYPPAAAAQHPACSACKHQRRKCTPGCPLAPYFPADKPGSFRNSHRLFGIKNILRFLTRAGPEKRDDCMKSILYEADARASDPVLGTYGLLQSHQRELALATAELVALKEQLELHGHAAQHRSAPDALGFLSPVQPWMPQPPSMYPIQEGQQQPIYGSYVLAGAAKVDEDATIGVKLDEDDVMPMQHDDHAEGCTTHYGRLEPSSSSSYRSSDTSPRGLLNRRALGLKYNPG; encoded by the coding sequence ATGTCCGCGACCCCGTGGCACCCGCCGGAAACGGCGGAGTCCTCCTCGGGCTTGTCGTCCTCCTCGTCCTATCCCCCGGCGGCAGCAGCTCAGCATCCGGCGTGCTCCGCGTGCAAGCACCAGCGCCGAAAGTGCACGCCGGGGTGCCCGCTTGCGCCCTACTTCCCCGCGGACAAGCCCGGGAGCTTCCGCAACTCCCACCGCCTCTTCGGCATCAAAAACATACTCCGGTTCCTGACGAGAGCCGGCCCGGAGAAGCGGGACGATTGCATGAAATCCATACTGTACGAGGCCGACGCCCGTGCTTCCGATCCGGTGCTCGGCACGTACGGCCTCTTACAGAGTCACCAGCGAGAGCTTGCCTTGGCGACGGCCGAACTCGTGGCCTTAAAGGAGCAGCTGGAGTTGCACGGGCACGCCGCGCAGCACCGCTCGGCGCCGGACGCTCTGGGCTTCCTCTCGCCGGTCCAGCCGTGGATGCCGCAGCCGCCGTCGATGTATCCGATACAGGAGGGGCAGCAGCAGCCGATCTACGGTAGCTACGTACTAGCTGGTGCTGCGAAGGTCGACGAGGACGCGACAATCGGCGTGAAGCTTGACGAGGACGATGTGATGCCAATGCAACATGATGATCATGCCGAGGGCTGTACAACACACTACGGTAGATTAGAGCCGTCATCGTCATCGAGCTACCGGTCTTCGGATACTTCGCCTCGCGGACTTCTGAACCGTCGCGCTTTAGGTTTAAAGTACAATCCTGGTTAA